The following is a genomic window from Anopheles aquasalis chromosome 3, idAnoAquaMG_Q_19, whole genome shotgun sequence.
CGTTCGTCCGGGTGTTGCGATATTTATTTACTCTTCGTCTGGGCCGTACGAGTTGCGAGGACAAACGGAAGCGCGTGTTCCCGGGtggttgaaatggaaaactcacaacaaaaaaaaaagcacacaccaAAACGACGACAATCGAGACGCAATTCCTCGATATCGCTCAAAGTGGGGTAGGTATCTGAGGTGCTACGGTTGATGCTACTGATGCTTTGCCGCCggcaaaaaccacaacaaaaaaaaaacacgatcccGATCCACTGAATGCTTCCTGTCTCTTTCCGTTcgtcgctcgttcgcaccAGCAAGATCCCTTTTgcgttctctttctcgcgcGCGTACAGGGATTCCTCCTTCTGCGGGGGAATGATGATCTCTGCCTTTGCAATCGCTTGGCGTGAGGATCGGCAACCTGCTGCCTGACTGCCTGCCTGAGGGCAAGATCGCGCGATCTGATGGGTGAGATGACAACGGCacacgctgccgctgctgctgctgctgctgctgatgctgttgctcacCACTTTGCGTTTTGTTGAactgttttggtttcggtttgtttgcacTAGGGACGACACACGAGGTGGTGCGTGGCTACACTCTGTACCCTGCGTAGATGCACTCGAGAGACAACACGAACAACACGaactgctctgctctgctctgctctatCTATGTTGGCTTTCGCGGCCGCGGTTCCTGCTTTGAACATCAGCTTCTGCTGTGCTTGAACTCTGTTTCGAAAATGCCGAGGACCGATGCTGGCCCGAGAGAAGATACCTCGGCATCggccgcgtcgtcgtcgtcgtcgtcttcgtcgtcgtcgtggttctCGCacgcactctcgctctctcgctcgctgtacGACGATCAACTCAGCTCGGTGACTCTCCTGTCGTTTGCTACCCACACTGGTCCGGGTGCATTTCTGGCGCTGCGAAGGGTTGTTCGGgccgctgctgcaactgcatcgTGACCAAGTGTGCACCCGTACAATTATCCGGCCAATaggctcgagctcgagctggtTGTCACCGGATTAGGATGGTTTCGGAGAACGGATTGCTGCACATCGttacaaatcgatcgatgctgaaGAGATGCGAAGCCAGTGCTACACCAGGACATCACTGATATCGCTATGTTCGTACCCAATGTCTGCTACTGCGATCACGTATCGCGAACTGCACTGACGGATTGGTGAGCCACGGTGAGAGCAAACTGatggaccaccagcagccagccacgCAGTGACAGTTTGAtccgcgcacgcacacgtgcaGCAAACGGCGTACGACACCTGCGAAACGACCACAACATCAACCCTCCCAAGCCCGCAGGCCAACAGAAAAGGGGAAATGTGCATTTCTCTCTGCTTTCTATTCTCTTGCCGATCGGCCTGCTGAGATGGGCACCACTACAGAGAAACGGGCGAGAAATGCATCGACACGGTGCATCACAGCATGCGAAAGCGATGTGATCCGCGCCCCTGATCGACAGAGTAACCCAATGCGCCGCCAACAAAAGGCGCGCCACCCAATGCCATGAGTAACCACCATTGGGCCGCGCTCCGTTGGGATTGACGAGCGCGGAAAATTTCCTCCCACAGGATGCCGGAAGTGACGCCAAGCTGTGCGGTGTTGCAATGCATGCATTGACATACTTTTTGCGTAATTTATGCGCTGGAGTTGTCCATGAGAGCGAATGTCCGTGAATCATCAACCGTTCGTCAGCcgttcgtgtgtttggtgtttttccGCCTAGCGCCAGGCATCGATTCGCACTTTCCAAGAGAgtctggtgctggcgctggcgctgggcCAGGACCGGGCCTCACGTAATGCCGCTCGATTATTCCATCATCCGAGATCGAGTTTACTGAGCGGCCTTCTCCCATGGTCGTGCGTTCCGTCGACCGCAGGTGCGCCAGAACAATCTAGCTACCGTttagacacacaaacaccgtaCACACTCACTCTAATTAATGATAATGATCAATTTGAACTCTTGTTGCAGTCTGATGCAATTAGCAACGGCAATGTACCCGCagcgcaccagccagcagcaatcACTAGCCGTGATACTATCGCTTGTTGCTGAGGGATTTCCCCTTTTACGAGCGTTATGCGCAAGATAGCTGGCAGTACTTGAGCCTTAATCGTGCGACTGTTTCGGTGGGCCAGCGCAATCCGGCTCAGGGAAGTGTACAATCACCTTGCTAGGAGAAGGTGAGAAGGGGCTAGTTCTAGTACAGTGACGATCtacttttttgtaaaaaaaaaacttccattCAGTTGGCAAGTACACTCGGTTATCCCAAAGGAATTAATCCAAATAGAGAATAACATGCTGAGTCACTAAACGGTTAGGTGTAATGCGATACCCAGGATCGAGTTAATCATCACCATATTGCAATTAGACTGCAACAGTCGTGGGAGTCAAACAACTGAAAATTATCGTAAATCATTCGCGTGACGTCTTGAAGGGAGAATCCGCTAGAAATATTTCGTTCTACGAATCGATTAGAAGCTGAGCAGCAAAAGATGAACAGATTTGAATACCGCTACATCCATCAGACGATAACgatttttactattttttatCTACTGCTCTAAACTTGGTGCACGCTTCAAGAAGAGCGGCATGCGGACAACGCACGTGCCGCGAATAGGGCCCTCAGTACGCCATCCAAACAAAATGGTTATCTTTGCCTAATTTGAAGCCTACGTCAGCTACAAATCGTCCTTGGAAGTGAATCCACGTGCCAGATTGGTGAcgtaaattagaaaaaaaatgtatccaaGTAGGACACCTCCGTTGCCACACGTGTCGTATACTCCGCGACATGATGACAACAGGAAAGGCTTTTCGATGAAATTCTAAATTCTAAAACATAGAAACTTCGCTTTATGCTGTGATACTTACTTTTAAATAGTTTATAGCAGCAGTCTGTTTTCTCTATTGTGCTTGTGGGCAACAGTTCGTAGGCAATGCCACTGTTGCTAGAAGGATGCTactccccaaaaactccaGCCTTCCACACCGGTCCcctttctgttttcgtttcggttctcGATTCGGTGTGATTGACGCGATACCGTGTGACAACGGATAAGATCACATATCACCCGCTTTAACCACCAATACACATTTCCAGAAATCTCGACTGCACAACAAACGCAGACCAACACGACCGCGAGTGGCGGAAATGGATGTAATTCACCGTGACAAACACTTACTCGAACGGAGCCGCCATCGAAGCTGAGCTCCGTATCACCGCGATTCTCGCGTCTCTGTTGCAAGTTCCGGCACCACTCGATGGTATCCGAGGGCACAGTAGACCACGCTAAACTTTTTCCTCACCGGAAGGTAGCCCGTTGTGCTCGGACTGGGATCGAACAACAATTTACGGCCAATCTGCACCCTTCCCGTGCATTCCATCACCGAGAACGGGGGCAAAAGGGCTGCTGGTAGATAGCAGCGTACCTCACGAGCTGGAACGTTTGACCTTCTCGTCCTGGTCGTTCTGGTGGTGATCGTCGATCGAGAATTATGTTTTACAGAACGCATTTTCTTCTCGGCCACCTAGCGCCATTTCCCTCGACGACCGGATGCGAGCTTCCATACTTTCACTACACGATCACAACCaccaactcgctcgctcgctagcgcACTTTAGCACGTAGCAGCTCACGATGTGCTCGTAGGTCGGATGATCCCTGTTTCGTTCGCCTGTCCACTTTTGGGACACTTTCGCAAGCTGCTCCTACCGTTACCGACGTCTCTCTAATCGGCCTGCGCTAATTAGCCCCAACGGACACAAGGCCTAGCGACACCAACCAGATTTATCGCGACTAGCGCCACGGATTGTTGTCCCATCAAACAGCAAGAAGGTGTGTCGCGGAGGTGActttgaatttcaaatccaCAACTTCCAACCTTTCAAAACTGGGAATCTTTAAATTTtttgaaaatgggaaacacaGGTCACACAAAACTCACGTAGCACACGCCCAATGGTCTAGAACAGGTTCCGTACTGGCCGACATCCGAGTAAATGGCTTATTTTGGACAGAACAGACCGACCGTCTGCATAAGCGAACCATCCGTTCTAACGTGCTAATGGATCTGATCACAAACACAGTGACAGAACGCGCTTCATTGGGTAATTGAATTAAGTGCGCTGCTGTGTAGCGAAACAGTGCGACCCAAATGTCGTGCTGCACAATGGTTGCGGTGGCTCCTTTCGAATTGGTTCTCTTCCAAGTCGCTACGCATGGAAGCATCGAAAGGCAATCATTTTTTAAAGCAGGTTTCATAGATGAGATCCTTACGGAAATTAGAACAATAGCAGCATAACCAGCAGGAAACCGGCGTCCAAGGTTCATGCGTTGGCTATGTGCGATAGTAAACCTTACGTAAAACACCACTCCATTGGGCCACAGCGAACCCTTACCCTCACATCGCCGGTCTAGATAATGGCAATGAATAAAAAGATAGGGAGACAGTCCTTTGTCGCCAATCGGTCTTACCGTCTAACTGTCTAAGATTTATCACCCGCCTCAATAACGCTTCAATAATCCATTCGAATTACGTTACAATCGGTTACAGGGATACGGCGGTCGGAATAGCCGTCAACCACCCATCACTCATCGACCAGAACACAAGCCCTATCATCGAACGCGCTGAGAAGGGTTGAGTACGCGTCCATCACCCCTCCCGGCATTCCAGTGCGTCGCACCCGCACAATGACACATACAATTGGCAACAGGTTCCTTGAGCACGCGGATACGGATAAGGCGCCAAGAAATGGGTGGTGCACAATGGCCGGCTGCAACCGGTGAAGCTGTCAGCGGCAACAAGCGATTTTCTTCGTCACTCGGGGACTTGTCTTATCTGGGAGACAAGTGAAAAATTTCCATTACAATAATTACCATTCAATTGCCGCTACCGGATGGGGAAACTGCGGCGCGAACCTTGCGCCTCCTTCACGGACGAGGATTGCGTGACATTGACGTGTTTCGTATCGGAATAATCACATCAGTTTGCGGGTAACCGATCACTCGATTGCTTGAAGCTTCCGTTGATGTGTTTTCAATGGTTTTGAGAGCGCTTAAACTTAGTTTGCTTGAGCAGAAGAAGCTAAGCTTGCCATTTCGTAAAGGAATAAAAAGACACGTAGATGATCATAATTTGGagaatatttttcaaatcacCTCTAGCTAGAATCAGTCCTGCTGCaatgcataaaacatttacTCTTAGATTTCAAATATTTCGTGCACACGTGTGGTGAGTATGATTTTAGATGGACAGACTAATGGTACGTTTTCCGATCAACGAGGTAAAGACAGATAGACATGCCTCATGGATGGATAAGAGTGATTATATAGCAAACTTTAAACCTGCATCCGTTGTCAGGCTGATGTCGTATTCGCGATGTTTTCAAGGAAATCgagcacatacacacactcgTGCTTATGCTAATTAATCTTTTAATCATATGCTCGCGGGCCTCCTAAGCGTGTCATACGATCGTTGATAGGATCGAGTGAAACGAGCAGAACGGTTTGTGTTAAAGTTTCGCTCCACGAACGAGCATAAAGAAATCACCGTTTCCACACATgagaacgcacacacaaaatcgCAAATCGGACATCACGTGATCGATCGCATTTCGAAATCACTCTCTTTCACCCCTGGTCGACTTACCTTGACGCCGTCGGTTCGAAATCGAAGATCGTTTCTAATCCTCACACTGGTGACTGATGACTCGATGGCCACGGGGAACGAGTTGTGTTTTGAAGAAATGCTGCACTTTTGCTAAGACAAGAAATGCTGCAATATTCTGCACGTTAACTGGCACTACGGTTCGATCGACCGGTGATTTCAGAAATGCGTCTTAACtgttcgaacgaacgaacaggagACGAACCTTCGGGGGATGAAAGCTCACAGCGAATGGGCGATTGAGAAGCGATAACCGCTTGGTGAAAGATCACGGAGCAGCTAGCACGCGGCTTTTCGCAACAACACACTGTTACACGCTTAGGACCAAGGAGTGACTTGCGACGGCGATTATATAGGACCCCATTATATAGGGGGCCATTTATATAGGCGAGGATAacggcgtgcgcgcgcgcatccCTCAATTCCCTCCAGCATCGCCCAGCATCCCCCACTTGATCGGAAAGTCCTACAACAccgagagcgggagagagagcaaaaccCAGACAAAGTGATAGCCAGATAGCTTGTGGCGGAGCAATAGAGAGCAAGCGAAAGAAGGAGATAGAAAAAGatagatagagcgagagaatgaaagagagagggagagagaaagtgccAAGTGAGGAAAAGATGCTGAACCAGCGACCGAGCCGAGCATCGGAAGGCTCATCGAAGGAGTTGGGGATGAGTTTGAATCGAGAATCAAATGGTTGGAGAACTTGGTGGCATTATCAGAATTTTTACCAATATTTACGCTCTCATACGTGCTAAAGGTAGTACAAACTATGTAAATTTATAGAAAACGCTAACGAGTTAAGCTGAAACACGACACGAAAGATGTTTGAACACTCGTTAAGTTTTATTGTCGAAAACGTGTGACCAGAATGGTTCAGGGGATCTATTTTTACAGTAGATTTACCTACACTAAAGCAACAAAGTATCCGAAACTACTTAGAAAATACgcaataatcataaaacacaTCGTAAAGGCTCGTCTAAGCTAGTGTCGGCTCATTCtactttcattaaaaaaaaaaagaaaaatgattcaaacCAACACTTTTATCTATTTTCAGGACACAACGGTCCTTCGTTCCGATTTGTTGATTAGCTCGGAATCATAGGGTTAAGCGTGTCACACGTCACATTTCAAAAAGTGTCCCACTGCTACGAGGAAACGAGGTCTGCATGCGCTTCCATTCATCCGTATGTTTATCAGGTCGGGTACCCCCGCCTCACAACAGCAGGCGTTCGCATCATTATCCACTATCAGCAATCGAATAGTACGAGTACGCAATTTAAGTTTAATTTTATACATTTGCCGCTTCATCTTGTCGGCAAACAACCGACCCTCTAGTTCCTGTCTACCGATTCCATCGAGCACGTGCATCCTTGGAGTGTGTGTCCTATGTAGGACTTTGCATGATTATCCCTGCTGGGGGTGAGGCGCACCGGGGAGAACAGCAATGATCATCCAGTGGTACTGTGTGCTGTGAAGCTGTATAACGCATGTCGCCAATTATGGTTTTATAACCTAGTAATTTTCTTCCGGGAATCAAGGACAgaaacacaaatacacatagAGACATCGAataaaaataggatcttttgcGTGTTGACAGAGGCTGTACAAATAAGATGTTCCCGTCTGCTGTTCGAGTGCAATACAGCAGATCATTGCTTTCCTCGCAGGAACCCAGGGCCGGGGCAGTGGACGCGTTTTGACTTCAAGGATACAATTTTATGGCCCCGATAGCCCGCTGGCTTTGAGCATTCCAATTAGTGTAGCCGGGGCTAGAGTGTCCGCCTGCTGACGTCAGATTGGCGACGACTCTCGCCCATCGGTAAGATTGTACTGTTACGTCTGgataatttaaatataaaaaaaaaccttcaacaaATTTAACAACGAGAAGCTCGGGTTGGTcggagaaaagagaaatataTACTGCTTCCCTCCGACTGCCCCTTTCACTGGCCCGGTTTTACACAACCCGGAGTCTCGGAAAGGTTGAGGCGCGGATCACGCAGTGGCACGATCGGTGCCACGAAGTCTGCGCTGTGTATTAAAGGAATTTTAATCACTCTTTTGGGTGACTGGCGTAACATACACGTTCACAAATGatcaaaaagagaaaaaaaaacaaaactaaccaGATGAAAACCATCACTTTTATGACTCATAAAAAGCAATCAACGAGTGGAATCTTCCCAAAAGGCATCTTTGAAAACCATCGCCTGATCGGGAAGGGGGTTTGTAAGGGGGAGGAAGCTTATTTGTATCGGTTCAGTGCGGTGTCGCTGCACGAGATGAGGTCCCAGTTCGCACTCGTTTGATCATTAGTGGGAACACATTTTGGGACATCGGACAGAAGACTCCCGTTGCTGCCTGGTTGGTGAATCGGTGCAAAAAGCGCGATCGACAAGCAGCAAAATAGCGAGCACGAATGAGGCAGaagaagtgaaagagagagagagtgagtgaggtgaATGGGGTATCATTGATAAAACTAACCCACGATTCATTAACATTCGATTAGCATACAGATTTGACGTGCCGCTATTTATGGGCACGAGATTTCGATCGAGAAGGTCCGAATCTCCGAAGGTGCCAAGTTGTCTGCCCGGGCTCGGACGGATACTAAACGAAACCGGTCGCCGCCGGTTGTCTGGAGGGCTCACGTGGTAGTCACGCCGGCCGGTTACCTAAAACAAAGCCCCAAAGCCGTGTGACCCGGAGtagccagcaccatcaacgtCCAACATCAGGTTCGATCGGACGCGCTCTCCCAACAAACCGAAGCGTCCGCGTCCTACCACCGTCCCGTTTTAGGATTTCTCGGACAACgtcgcagaagcagcatcttcgAATAAACGAGTTCACAGATCCTCGGGCCATaaattggtttttggtcgaaCGAGCCCTCGGGGCATCCCCGTTGTCAAAAGTCAGCTGTGCCTCCTGCTCCAAAGATGATTGGCAAAGGTGATCCATTATCGATTCGGGAATCGCAACGGGTAAACTATCATTTGACCAGGCCGCCGCAGGGTGTCTGAGGTGAGTCACTTTATGCCTGAAGCGGAGCAAAGCTGCAAACATTTATGTTAATACATCCCAAGCCACTATCACCGATGAGCTGCCAACAGGAAGAACACTGGTCGCTAAACTggtaaaacaacaaatcattaatcaaaaaacaatttaccggcggcggcagcagcggcggccacgCAGCAGaaccggttcggttggttttgctgctcctcttATTGAATGATGAGTAGAGCTTTTGCAAGGATCTGTCGGTCGGCATCTAGATTAACTCATTTGCATCCTTTGGAAGCGCTGCCGCCGTATCGGGCAGCACAATCGAGAATCGGCCAGAAGTCAGGCCGTTTCGGCGTTCTGGAAAGAAGCGGCTCTGGGAGCTTTCTGCAGGTGGGCAGGTGGGATGTACGATCGAAGAtgaaaacatcatcataaaAATTGGTTAACATAATGAATTAGGTTAGAATGGCGAACGATGGATATAAGCAGGTGCTGCTAGAATGAGTttgaaaaaaccaaaccattcTGCCTAgaacattttatttatcattttgaaGCTGTTGGGGATCGAAAGAATGAACATTTCCACAAAGCATCTCTAATTCTTGATGATCTCATGAAACCGTATTGATTCGTGTTGAATTGAAATAAGTTGACAATAATTTGCACGATATCGAACAATAATTTGGTTAATATACCCACCGAAATTGCGCGATCTACAGCAGAGATCAAACAGTGCACGCCGCCAAACAGCAGTCATGCCATGGTAAAGTGATATTTATAGTCTTCCTCAATCAATTCGATCGTGCACGATCAGTTCCCGGCAAGGAGTCTGCGAGCGACGACGTAATCGAAGCTCCCACACGCATCAAGCTTATGGAGCATCTTAGGCTCGTCGAAAGGCCTGGGGGTCGCATGGGGGTTGCAGCATCCCATATGTCAATCGATTTGTAGGTAAACTGGTCAATACAACAACTGATCATCCACCATCGAGTGCCGCAATGCTACTGGGACCCCCCACGGTTTCAATCTGGCGGACGAAATTCATTGCCAATAGGCCTACCATCGCTGCCAGCTGCTACTTTTGCCGTTGGTGGTCGATGGACTGGTGTTTTTTGCTTGTAAACCGAGCCAGGAGATCGATGGGCCAGCTCAATCAAAGAACCGGCTTCCGTCACATCGCAAcatcaacgtcgtcgtcgtcgtcgttggttttgggagcATCACATTGATGCCGCGATCGCTGCCACTTGCAAGCTGATTCTCCATTTTGCCTGCATTCTTGGTGGCGCATTATTCATGATTCCAACGCACCACCTCACGCTTCTTTTCCCTCCACAAGCCGCACGCGGTTTCATTGAACGTGGTGATGGCCCTGCGGTCAAACGCAGATGCGCCAAGCAGTCTGATCGTGCGGCGAGAACTTGTCATTTCTGGTAAAACGGGAGGCGGGATTGTTGGTGAGGTCAGCTCGCGGGTGCTGGACCGTTCATCTACCCGCGAGCAATTAATTTGCAAGTGGCGCAGGAACACCAACATACCCGCTCGGCACACGACACTCGAGATAGGAGCGCGTGGTTGCTGGCAGgcaggggaaaaagggagcaaGTTAATGTGCCTGCGGCCACTTGCGGTGGTCGTTTTTATGGCCATCTCTACGCGCCTGGTAGTGTTACAAACAGATGCTTTAGATATTTGCATAAAGATGGCGATTGTTTCGGGTGCTAGAGATTGATTATTTTGCGTTAACAACGCGATGCGCGGTTCACATCAATTCTCCCTCATTCAAATCAAAACCCCACGCAATCTTTAGAACATACGAGAGTTGCTAGTAAAGGCGCATTAAACTCATAGTGCTAGTAGTCGCATATTCctttcgtttgccattttatgaGCCACGTCCTGTACAAACCCAAATAGATTATTCCGCGCGTGAATAAAATCTGTATCTCCTTTTATAATTCAAAAGTAGAGTTTGGATAAAGGattgcattgaaaaaaaagtactCTGAGTATGTTAATGAATActaaaattgtaaaaatactaaaaGCACGTGTTCGACTTGCACAGCAACTGTTCGACCCGCCTAAAGGTGGCGGTCAAGGCGGTCGTCTACTGCCTTCCCCTCTAGGCGGCTAAAGGCGGCTAAAGGCGGctatgaaaacaaaaacaaatctgttCGCCTACAGTTTTCCCAAAATTGTTTGCCGCTTCTCATGAAATGAAGGTATTTCGCTGCTATTTCTGTTGTTCAGTTACTTATTCTGTAATCTTTTTTAGATTCCCGGACTTCCTGGCCATGGAACCGTATTTTACACCTCGGGAGGACACAAAGCGTCGGCGGTTTTTCTGGGCGAAGAATTCGCCATCACCTCGGCGTTAATTTTTAGTGATAACGCGGATTATACGCAAACTATCGCCGACGCCGTGCACCACACTCCGCTGATAGAAATTAGCAAAACCGGAAAGCTGAAATGTCTGTACCAGCTAGACTTTCGGATTGTCCGGAAGAATGGCCACGAACTGCAGGAGAGGAAGGCCCGAGCATGCCATATCGTGCACTCGCGACGGGCGATGGCTTGTCTGGAGAATTTGCTGAACGGTTTGCAAGTTTGCCTCGATGGAGACACCAAACCGATGCAGGACTACAGTGCACTCTTCTACAGCTTTCTTATCCTCTCCTTGGGGACAAATCCTTCACGCGTGCCTCACTGGAACTCCGTGACCGCTCTTCTGCAACAGGTCACCGAAAGGGATGACGAGCCACTAAAACTGTTGGACAAAGTGGTGGCCATATCGACTCCTTTCGGTAACGAGTCCTTTTTCAACACGGTTAACGTTGGCCACGTGTGCAACATACTCGACGGCTGTATGTTGCTTCTCGATGTTCCTTTGAATCCGGGCAGCGAAGGAGGAGCGCTTTATGACCAAAGAATGTAAATGCGCTGCCTAGCTGAAGGAAATCTCGGACCTTGATCCCTCATAATGCATTTACTTTTAGGAAGCTACGAGGTTTTTTCATAGGATCTTCCTACAAGTACCGCGGAGATATCGTCATACTCCCGCTGGCCATCAGTGTGGATGAAATCTTGTCCGTTGGTTGCAGCGAACGGAACTTGTGCCAACGCGTTCCGCACTCGTTTCCCGTGGAGGCGTTCCGATCGGTGTGTATGATTGATTCGCAAGGTTGCTGGGGAACCGGGTGCGCCTTCGAGCTGAAAGGCAAACGCTTCATCATATCTTGTGCCCATGTCCTTTCGACGGTAAGCTATTTAAGTCAATGAGAAGGTGGGGTAAATAGCTTAATTCGTTTTCCGATACTTACAGGACAACGTTACTTGCTTCTTCGGTGACCAGAGAGTCATGCATCCGAGAGTGCTGTACAAAAATCCCGCATTCGATAGTGCATATGATGTTGCGCTGATGGAGGCGAGCTATGATGAGGCACAACCGAACGGGTGGTTTTGCCAACTGGCCAACTACATACCGGCTGTGGGTCAGCGGATTTATAGTGTTGGCTTTCCGGTTTTTAAGTCCTTAGCTAGTAAGCTAACATTGAAGCCATCCATCGTACCGGGTCGAGTCACCAAATACACCGAGGGCATCCTGTTCACCGACTGTTCCATACAATATGGTAACTAAAGGCGTTAAAGGCCCTCAAGAGAATCATTATCAATATGCTAACCATTTCCAGGCCAAAGTGGAGGGCCAATTTTCGATGAAAAAGGTCTGCTGGTGGCGATTGCTGTGTCCAATTTCAAGAGCTCTCTTGACAACCGCATCTATCCTTTCCACAACATGTGCATTCCGGTGCAGGCCATCTACGCCACGTTAGCGCAGTTCGCTGATACGGAAGGTAACTTCACGACACACTGCCATAGGTCACAAATATTCAACACCAGTACGTGTCCCTTGCTTATCTCTCATGCCTTCCTTCATCAGATAAATCATCGCTAGCTGCGCTACAGGCAGATTGGGACGTGCGAAGCTCGTGGAAGCTGAAACCACCCAAGATTTTAAATAAGCTGTAAAGTGATGGAACACATGCTGGCGActtatttttggatttttgaaTGGGCACTGGGGAAAAACCGGGGAGTGGTGCTAGGGGTTTGATCGGAATAAAGGAAGCTGTGTATCTTTTAAAATCCGTTTGGCGCGCAATCTCTCTGGTTCAGCGATTCGTTCATATCACACGCATAACTATAGAGCATAGCAGCATACGCACAGTGCCACTaaaagagggagcgagagcgtTAAAACAGGTTCGCTGACACCCACGTGGCAAAGGGAGATAGCGAGAGATAAACCGCGTGACAGTAcggaaggggaaaaaaagaacaaaaacggGTCCAGCAAAGCGCGTAGATTAGTGACGACGAGTGACTAATttgtttgtgggtttttggtggttgg
Proteins encoded in this region:
- the LOC126575165 gene encoding uncharacterized protein LOC126575165 — its product is MKIPGLPGHGTVFYTSGGHKASAVFLGEEFAITSALIFSDNADYTQTIADAVHHTPLIEISKTGKLKCLYQLDFRIVRKNGHELQERKARACHIVHSRRAMACLENLLNGLQVCLDGDTKPMQDYSALFYSFLILSLGTNPSRVPHWNSVTALLQQVTERDDEPLKLLDKVVAISTPFGNESFFNTVNVGHVCNILDGCMLLLDVPLNPGSEGGALYDQRMKLRGFFIGSSYKYRGDIVILPLAISVDEILSVGCSERNLCQRVPHSFPVEAFRSVCMIDSQGCWGTGCAFELKGKRFIISCAHVLSTDNVTCFFGDQRVMHPRVLYKNPAFDSAYDVALMEASYDEAQPNGWFCQLANYIPAVGQRIYSVGFPVFKSLASKLTLKPSIVPGRVTKYTEGILFTDCSIQYGQSGGPIFDEKGLLVAIAVSNFKSSLDNRIYPFHNMCIPVQAIYATLAQFADTEDKSSLAALQADWDVRSSWKLKPPKILNKL